The genomic window ATAACGAGTACCCGCTTCATTAATCACCAATTTTCCATATATAAGATTGGAAAACGCCTTATGAACGAGGTGGCGATATAGTTTTAAGAGTCCAGACACATTTGTCGAAGCAGTTTGTAATGCCGTTATTTTTTCCATGTTACTTTCCTGGATGAGCGATAAAAGGAACTCGTTTTAAAAACAATCGAAGGGCGTGCCAATAAATGCCTTTTACAATGCTGAAGGTCATAACTGGGAACATCTTTAATACCTTTCGAATAACAACAGGATTTAGCCTTTCCTTTCTCAGTGTTAACGATGCGTCGAACACTTTTTGGCTACCACGTTGATTTTTGATGTGAACAAAAACCTTGTTTTCATCAACTTTAACCTGCCAGTGGTAATTCATCTCTAAATCCATGAAAGGTGATACGTGAAAGTTCTTTTTAAAGTTCACATTTTCTTGCTTTAGCGGCACTAAATAGCAATGTCTTTGATCCCATGGTGTATTGGATACTTCAGCAACCATGTAGCCATATTCACC from Pseudoalteromonas xiamenensis includes these protein-coding regions:
- a CDS encoding DUF1365 domain-containing protein → MNSAVCIGSVHHSRTEHAQHRFNYPIYMLWLELDDIPAINQVHWAIGTKFYNPIRFKQSDYLVGYDGHISERAIAALRELGINDAVEKTYVLCQARCFGFYFSPVNFFFYQIDGEYGYMVAEVSNTPWDQRHCYLVPLKQENVNFKKNFHVSPFMDLEMNYHWQVKVDENKVFVHIKNQRGSQKVFDASLTLRKERLNPVVIRKVLKMFPVMTFSIVKGIYWHALRLFLKRVPFIAHPGK